From a single Solenopsis invicta isolate M01_SB chromosome 4, UNIL_Sinv_3.0, whole genome shotgun sequence genomic region:
- the LOC105203427 gene encoding LOW QUALITY PROTEIN: phosphoacetylglucosamine mutase (The sequence of the model RefSeq protein was modified relative to this genomic sequence to represent the inferred CDS: deleted 1 base in 1 codon) — translation MHHMFSRRTVTLMSISSLVQAYVNSMESSYFQDIVNTEYSRRHDGCVEYGTAGFRTKSDRLEHVLYRMGLLAVLRSKAKKAAIGLMITASHNLEPDNGIKLVDPAGEMLEASWETIATNLANVQDSDLISTLLHISRRENIDLSVPATVIIGRDTRKSSPGLLKAALMGIKTLHGNVTDLGLVTTPQLHYVVVCTNTNGTYGEPTLKGYYSKLVTVFKSIRGAEINNGKYTSMLQLDAANGVGAIAAKEFQRYLDSVLDIKLFNDGSGGLNHMCGADYVKVQQTLPLNVPSEKNVRCVSIDGDADRVVYFYTDENNKFHLLDGDRIATLVAAYFKELLETSGLSLQLGLVQTAYANGGSTDYISNVLKVPVACVPTGVKHLHKRALEFDIGIYFEANGHGTVIFKDAAKEAIKTHARNETLSAAQRLASAKLRDVIDLINETVGDALSDMLLVETILHAKGWDIIEWERSYNDLPNKQLKVGVKDRNVITTTNAERHCLTPVGLQEEIDKIVSKYPRGRSFVRPSGTEDIVRVYAECKNSSDVEKLTVEVASLVYRLAGGVGPEPSLL, via the exons ATGCACCATATGTTCTCGCGTAGAACTGTCACTCTAATGTCAATTTCGTCACTTGTTCAGGCGTAT GTTAATTCAATGGAATCAAgttattttcaagatattgtGAACACGGAGTACAGCCGTAGACACGATGGATGTGTCGAATATGGAACAGCTGGCTTTAGAACGAA GTCGGATAGATTAGAGCATGTTTTGTACAGAATGGGTCTCCTAGCGGTGCTACGTTCCAAAGCAAAGAAAG CCGCAATAGGTTTAATGATTACCGCGAGTCATAACTTGGAGCCTGACAATGGCATCAAGCTTGTTGACCCAGCTGGCGAGATGCTCGAAGCTTCCTGGGAAACGATAGCGACGAATCTAGCTAACGTGCAGGATAGTGATTTGATATCGACGTTGCTGCATATATCCAGAAGGGAAAATATTGACTTGTCGGTACCGGCCACGGTGATAATAGGAAGGGACACTCGTAAGAGCAGTCCCGGCTTGTTAAAAGCCGCGCTAATGGGAATCAAAACTTTACACGGCAACGTCACGGATTTAGGACTGGTCACGACCCCACAGTTACATTACGTCGTAGTGTGCACGAACACCAACGGCACCTACGGCGAGCCCACACTAAAGGGATATTACTCGAAGCTAGTAACCGTGTTCAAAAGCATACGTGGCGCAGAGATAAACAACGGGAAGTATACGAGCATGTTACAATTAGACGCTGCGAATGGCGTTGGCGCAATCGCAGCGAAGGAGTTCCAGAGATACTTGGACAGTGTGCTAGATATTAAGTTGTTTAACGACGGAAGCGGCGGCTTGAATCACATGTGCGGCGCAGATTACGTCAAGGTGCAACAGACGTTGCCTTTGAATGTTCCATCTGAAAAAAATGTCAGATGCGTCAGTATAGACGGGGACGCCGATAGAGTGGTATATTTCTATACAGACGAAAACAACAAATTTCATCTCTTAGACGGAGACCGAATAGCGACGCTGGTGGCCGCCTACTTCAAGGAGCTACTGGAAACGAGCGGTTTATCCCTACAGTTGGGCCTGGTGCAAACTGCGTACGCTAACGGCGGTTCAACCGATTATATTTCAAATGTGTTGAAAGTCCCGGTGGCGTGCGTGCCAACCGGCGTCAAGCATCTGCACAAGAGAGCGCTGGAATTTGACATTGGAATCTACTTTGAGGCGAACGGGCACGGAACCGTCATCTTCAAGGATGCTGCAAAAGAAGCTATCAAGACTCATGCTAGAAATGAAACGCTTTCGGCGGCGCAAAGATTGGCCTCCGCAAAACTGAGGGACGTGATCGATTTGATAAACGAAACGGTCGGCGACGCATTGAGCGACATGCTGCTGGTCGAGACTATATTACACGCTAAGGGCTGGGACATTATCGAGTGGGAAAGAAGTTATAACGATCTACCGAATAAGCAACTCAAGGTCGGAGTGAAAGACAGAAATGTTATAACAACAACGAATGCGGAAAGACACTGCCTGACTCCTGTTGGTTTGCAAGAAGAGATCGACAAGATCGTCTCGAAGTATCCAAGAGGTCGATCTTTCGTCAG GCCTTCCGGAACTGAAGACATCGTGCGAGTCTATGCCGAATGTAAGAATTCGTCGGACGTTGAGAAATTAACCGTGGAAGTAGCTTCACTAGTGTACAGACTCGCAGGCGGCGTCGGACCGGAACCCAGCTTATTATGA